A stretch of the Candidatus Nanopelagicales bacterium genome encodes the following:
- the secA gene encoding preprotein translocase subunit SecA: MTRRAVACPGPGPPRQPDTTEEADALGILDKILRAGEGKTLRKLESIAAQVNAIEEDFVHLSDDELRALTDEYRSRYQAGETLDDLLPEAFATVREAAKRTLGQRHYDVQVMGGAALHLGNIAEMKTGEGKTLVSTLPAYLNALSGDGVHVVTVNDYLAERDSEWMGRVHRFLGLEVGCILAQMSPAERRKAYAADITYGTNNEFGFDYLRDNMAWSRDEMVQRGHNFAIVDEVDSILIDEARTPLIISGPADQATKWYSEFARIARILKRDTDYEVDEKKRTIGVLESAIDKVEDQLGIDNLYDTVNTPLVGFLNNAIRAKELFKRDKDYVIMNGEVLIVDEHTGRILHGRRYNEGLHQAIEAKETVEIKAENQTLATITLQNFFRLYDKLSGMTGTAMTEAAEFSQIYKLGVVPIPTNKPMQRADEPDLIYRLEEAKFNAVVEDLVERNEKGQPVLVGTTSVEKSEHLSALLRKRGVPHEVLNAKHHEREAAIVAQAGRKGAVTVATNMAGRGTDIMLGGNPEFMAAAELAQRGLSPVEEPEEYEAAWPDALEKARKSVAAEHEEVTELGGLYVLGTERHESRRIDNQLRGRSGRQGDPGETRFYLSLEDDLMRLFKADLVDAFLRRFNVPDDVPIEAKMVTNAIKSAQSQVEAQNFEIRKDVLKYDDVLNRQRLVIYDERRQVLEGADIHEQVRSFLDDTVEGYVRTATTEGYPEDWDLEQLWTALGQLYPVGVTIEEMEERSGGDRHGLTTEFLVEELKEDAHEAYDKREETLGSEVMRELERRVILSVLDRKWREHLYEMDYLRDGIGLRAMAQRDPLIEYQREGFDLFNAMMDGIKEETVGYLFNLEVQVAPPQSEEVEEAVETVTFATGGQAAQGIAAAVSSSSRQPAPAPAGSGATRERTPAPVAAAEEEPAGGGMPSILAKGLGPARPQRLEYSAPSVDGAGGVTHREVDEDADLEVSADASRAERRRAARAQRKRKR, translated from the coding sequence GTGACCCGCCGCGCTGTGGCGTGCCCCGGTCCGGGCCCGCCGCGCCAGCCGGACACGACGGAAGAGGCCGACGCCTTGGGCATCCTCGACAAGATCCTGCGCGCGGGTGAGGGCAAGACGCTGCGCAAGCTGGAGTCCATCGCAGCCCAGGTGAACGCGATCGAGGAGGACTTCGTCCACCTCAGCGACGACGAGCTGCGGGCGCTGACCGACGAGTACCGCTCCCGCTACCAGGCCGGCGAGACCCTCGACGACCTGCTGCCGGAGGCGTTCGCCACCGTGCGCGAGGCGGCGAAGCGCACCCTGGGCCAGCGGCACTACGACGTGCAGGTGATGGGCGGCGCCGCGCTGCACCTCGGCAACATCGCCGAGATGAAGACCGGTGAGGGCAAGACGCTGGTGTCGACCCTGCCGGCGTACCTCAACGCGCTGTCCGGCGACGGCGTGCACGTGGTCACGGTCAACGACTACCTGGCCGAGCGCGACTCCGAGTGGATGGGCCGGGTGCACCGGTTCCTGGGGCTGGAGGTCGGCTGCATCCTGGCCCAGATGAGCCCGGCGGAGCGGCGCAAGGCCTACGCCGCCGACATCACGTACGGCACCAACAACGAGTTCGGCTTCGACTACCTGCGCGACAACATGGCCTGGTCGCGCGACGAGATGGTGCAGCGCGGGCACAACTTCGCCATCGTGGACGAGGTCGACTCGATCCTCATCGACGAGGCCCGTACGCCGCTGATCATCAGCGGCCCCGCCGACCAGGCGACCAAGTGGTACTCCGAGTTCGCCCGCATCGCGCGCATCCTCAAGCGCGACACCGACTACGAGGTGGACGAGAAGAAGCGCACCATCGGTGTGCTGGAGTCCGCGATCGACAAGGTCGAGGACCAGCTCGGCATCGACAACCTCTACGACACGGTCAACACCCCGCTCGTCGGCTTCCTGAACAACGCGATCCGCGCCAAGGAGCTGTTCAAGCGGGACAAGGACTACGTGATCATGAACGGCGAGGTGCTCATCGTCGACGAGCACACCGGCCGCATCCTGCACGGCCGCCGCTACAACGAGGGCCTGCACCAGGCGATCGAGGCGAAGGAGACCGTCGAGATCAAGGCCGAGAACCAGACCCTGGCCACGATCACGCTGCAGAACTTCTTCCGCCTGTACGACAAGCTCAGCGGGATGACCGGTACGGCCATGACCGAGGCCGCCGAGTTCTCCCAGATCTACAAGCTCGGCGTGGTGCCGATCCCCACCAACAAGCCGATGCAGCGCGCGGACGAGCCGGACCTGATCTACCGGCTCGAGGAGGCCAAGTTCAACGCGGTGGTCGAGGACCTGGTCGAGCGCAACGAGAAGGGCCAGCCGGTGCTGGTCGGCACGACCAGCGTGGAGAAGAGCGAGCACCTGTCGGCGCTGCTGCGCAAGCGCGGCGTGCCGCACGAGGTGCTCAACGCCAAGCACCACGAGCGCGAGGCCGCGATCGTGGCGCAGGCCGGGCGCAAGGGCGCGGTGACGGTAGCGACCAACATGGCCGGCCGCGGCACCGACATCATGCTCGGCGGCAACCCGGAGTTCATGGCCGCGGCAGAGCTGGCCCAGCGTGGGCTCTCGCCGGTGGAGGAGCCGGAGGAGTACGAGGCGGCGTGGCCGGACGCGCTGGAGAAGGCGCGCAAGTCGGTCGCTGCGGAGCACGAGGAGGTCACCGAGCTGGGCGGCCTATACGTGCTGGGGACCGAGCGGCACGAGTCGCGCCGGATCGACAACCAGCTGCGCGGGCGTTCCGGCCGGCAGGGTGACCCGGGCGAGACCCGGTTCTACCTGTCGCTCGAGGACGACCTGATGCGGCTGTTCAAGGCCGACCTGGTCGATGCGTTCCTGCGTCGCTTCAACGTGCCGGACGACGTGCCGATCGAGGCGAAGATGGTCACCAATGCCATCAAGTCGGCGCAGTCCCAGGTGGAGGCGCAGAACTTCGAGATCCGCAAGGACGTGCTGAAGTACGACGACGTCCTGAACCGGCAGCGGCTGGTGATCTACGACGAGCGTCGCCAGGTGCTCGAGGGGGCGGACATCCACGAGCAGGTCCGCTCGTTCCTCGACGACACGGTCGAGGGCTACGTACGGACCGCCACCACCGAGGGCTACCCGGAGGACTGGGACCTCGAGCAGCTGTGGACCGCCCTGGGCCAGCTCTACCCGGTGGGCGTCACGATCGAGGAGATGGAGGAGCGCTCCGGCGGCGACCGCCACGGCCTCACGACCGAGTTCCTGGTCGAGGAGCTCAAGGAGGACGCGCACGAGGCGTACGACAAGCGCGAGGAGACGCTCGGCTCGGAGGTCATGCGCGAGCTGGAGCGGCGCGTGATCCTGTCCGTGCTGGACCGGAAGTGGCGTGAGCACCTGTACGAGATGGACTACCTGCGCGACGGCATCGGGCTGCGCGCGATGGCGCAGCGCGACCCGCTCATCGAGTACCAGCGCGAGGGCTTCGACCTGTTCAACGCGATGATGGACGGGATCAAGGAGGAGACGGTCGGCTACCTGTTCAACCTCGAGGTGCAGGTGGCCCCGCCGCAGTCGGAGGAGGTCGAGGAGGCCGTCGAGACGGTCACCTTCGCCACCGGCGGTCAGGCTGCGCAGGGGATCGCGGCCGCGGTGTCGTCGTCCTCGCGCCAGCCGGCCCCCGCGCCGGCCGGGTCCGGCGCGACCCGGGAGCGGACCCCTGCCCCGGTGGCGGCCGCGGAGGAGGAGCCCGCCGGCGGGGGGATGCCGTCGATCCTTGCGAAGGGCCTGGGCCCGGCACGGCCGCAACGGCTGGAGTACTCCGCGCCGTCGGTGGACGGCGCCGGCGGCGTGACGCATCGCGAGGTGGACGAGGACGCCGACCTCGAGGTGTCCGCGGACGCGAGCAGGGCAGAGCGCCGGCGCGCCGCTCGCGCGCAGCGCAAGCGCAAGCGGTAG
- a CDS encoding GNAT family N-acetyltransferase — protein MSESSLPPGWQDPAGPPVLSDGVVTLRPPTADDVPAIVRHCRDPEMVRWTTVPHPYGEADAHDFLRHSRDSWADHTGAVWSVADAADDSYCGGIDLRYDGAGGAEVGYGVAAWARGHGVARRALALACGWGFEHGGCEVVLWWAFAGNEASRRTARAAGFRVLDRTVPLALPQRGERRDGWLGTLVPSGLVRP, from the coding sequence GTGAGCGAGTCGTCCCTACCGCCCGGCTGGCAGGACCCCGCCGGACCGCCCGTCCTCAGCGACGGCGTCGTCACGCTGCGGCCGCCTACCGCGGACGACGTTCCGGCCATCGTCCGGCACTGCCGCGACCCGGAGATGGTCCGGTGGACGACGGTCCCGCACCCGTACGGCGAGGCCGACGCCCACGACTTCCTCCGGCACAGCCGGGACAGCTGGGCGGACCACACCGGGGCGGTGTGGTCGGTGGCGGACGCCGCCGACGACTCCTACTGCGGCGGCATCGACCTGCGCTACGACGGCGCCGGCGGGGCCGAGGTGGGGTACGGGGTGGCCGCGTGGGCCCGGGGCCACGGGGTGGCCCGCCGGGCGCTGGCCCTCGCCTGCGGTTGGGGGTTCGAGCACGGTGGCTGCGAGGTCGTCCTGTGGTGGGCGTTCGCCGGCAACGAGGCATCCCGCCGGACCGCCCGCGCGGCGGGCTTCCGGGTGCTGGACCGGACCGTCCCGCTGGCCCTGCCCCAGCGGGGCGAGCGGCGCGACGGGTGGCTCGGCACGCTGGTGCCCTCCGGACTGGTCCGGCCGTGA
- a CDS encoding crosslink repair DNA glycosylase YcaQ family protein encodes MTAPVELTADEARRVALWAQGLLGSGYPVTPATAERRGGRARVAAVREVLHHLGAVQLDTISVLARSHELVAYARLGPVGRDAVEEALWGARAPRGDATTFEYWSHAACVLPVEEWPWFAFRRRYFRRRGLRWHDVPAGVEDQVLERLRTDGPLTATELGGAKRGGEWWDWSETKVAVEWLLDTGRVVCARRVGWRRVYDLPERALPPEVLTGPGWTEEDGVAGPPDEECLRRLVGLSGVALGVGTAADLADVHRLQVADVRRHAVDAGLVPVRVAGSGSPAWADPAALAWLSGGGRGRHRTTLLSPFDSLVWHRARTARIFGMEHRLEAYTPAPKRLHGYFAMPVLHRGRLVARVDPARATLGSGRDRTAVLRATRVTLETGRSGAPVPGAVEGTTAALAEAARWVGCAEVTVDEVRPASARAALVAAAGAALAGG; translated from the coding sequence GTGACCGCACCGGTGGAGCTGACGGCCGACGAGGCCCGCCGGGTCGCGCTGTGGGCGCAGGGCCTGCTGGGGTCCGGCTACCCGGTGACTCCCGCCACTGCCGAGCGACGCGGCGGCCGCGCGAGGGTGGCGGCCGTCCGCGAGGTGCTGCACCACCTCGGCGCGGTGCAGCTGGACACCATCTCGGTGCTGGCGCGCTCGCACGAGTTGGTGGCCTATGCCCGGCTCGGCCCGGTGGGCCGCGACGCGGTCGAGGAGGCGCTGTGGGGCGCGCGGGCCCCGCGGGGGGACGCCACCACGTTCGAGTACTGGTCCCACGCCGCATGCGTCCTCCCGGTGGAGGAGTGGCCGTGGTTCGCGTTCCGGCGCAGGTACTTCCGGCGCCGAGGACTGCGCTGGCACGACGTACCGGCGGGAGTCGAGGACCAGGTGCTGGAGCGGCTGCGCACCGACGGCCCGCTGACGGCGACCGAGCTCGGCGGGGCCAAGCGCGGTGGCGAGTGGTGGGACTGGTCGGAGACCAAGGTCGCGGTGGAGTGGCTGCTGGACACCGGTCGGGTCGTCTGCGCGCGCCGGGTGGGCTGGCGGCGCGTGTACGACCTGCCGGAGCGGGCGCTGCCCCCGGAGGTCCTCACCGGACCGGGGTGGACGGAGGAGGACGGGGTCGCCGGACCGCCGGACGAGGAGTGCCTGCGCCGCCTGGTCGGGCTGTCCGGCGTCGCCCTCGGGGTGGGGACCGCGGCCGACCTGGCCGACGTGCACCGGCTCCAGGTCGCCGACGTGCGCCGGCACGCGGTCGACGCCGGGCTGGTGCCGGTGCGGGTCGCCGGCTCGGGGTCGCCCGCGTGGGCCGACCCGGCCGCGCTGGCCTGGCTGTCGGGCGGCGGCCGCGGTCGGCACCGGACCACGCTGCTGTCGCCGTTCGACTCCCTGGTCTGGCACCGGGCCCGGACGGCCCGCATCTTCGGCATGGAGCACCGGCTGGAGGCCTACACCCCCGCGCCGAAGCGGCTGCACGGCTACTTCGCGATGCCGGTCCTGCACCGGGGTCGACTGGTGGCGCGGGTGGACCCGGCGCGAGCGACCCTGGGCTCCGGCCGCGACCGGACCGCGGTGCTGCGCGCGACCCGGGTGACCCTCGAGACCGGCCGGTCGGGGGCACCGGTGCCGGGCGCGGTCGAGGGGACCACGGCGGCGCTGGCCGAGGCGGCGCGCTGGGTCGGCTGCGCGGAGGTGACCGTGGACGAGGTCCGCCCGGCGTCGGCGCGCGCCGCCCTGGTGGCCGCGGCGGGGGCCGCGCTCGCGGGAGGGTGA
- a CDS encoding response regulator transcription factor: MAASTPPGGRRSPDVRVVLVDPAPLFRRGVAQVLAETAGIVLVGEGGDGDALKDLADRARPDVVVMDGRLDGAGSDLCTEVRLRHPSARVVVIVDDVAAAAELAGLVRAGATGVLSRTATAADLVAAISTVADGRTLLSPDMTAQLLDEFALLVRRADGLDSTPGRLTRRELEVLRLVAQGLNNRAIADRLYISENTVKNHVSSIHEKLQVHSRTEAVIRAVRSGLLDIG, translated from the coding sequence GTGGCGGCGTCGACGCCGCCCGGGGGGCGTCGGTCGCCCGACGTCCGGGTGGTGCTGGTGGACCCTGCGCCGCTGTTCCGGCGCGGGGTGGCGCAGGTCCTCGCGGAGACGGCCGGGATCGTCCTGGTGGGCGAGGGTGGGGACGGTGACGCGCTGAAGGACCTCGCGGACCGGGCCCGGCCCGACGTCGTCGTCATGGATGGCCGGCTCGACGGGGCGGGGTCCGACCTGTGCACCGAGGTACGGCTGCGCCACCCCTCAGCCCGGGTGGTCGTCATCGTGGACGACGTCGCGGCGGCCGCCGAGCTGGCGGGACTGGTCCGGGCGGGAGCCACCGGCGTGCTGTCCCGCACCGCTACCGCCGCGGACCTGGTGGCCGCGATCAGCACCGTGGCCGACGGCCGCACGCTGCTCTCGCCGGACATGACGGCCCAGCTGCTGGACGAGTTCGCGCTGCTCGTACGGCGCGCTGACGGGCTGGACTCGACCCCCGGACGGCTGACCCGGCGGGAGCTGGAGGTGCTCCGGCTAGTGGCGCAGGGGTTGAACAACCGGGCCATCGCCGACCGCCTCTACATCAGCGAGAACACGGTGAAGAACCACGTGAGCAGCATCCACGAGAAGCTGCAGGTGCACTCCCGCACGGAGGCCGTGATCCGGGCCGTGCGGTCCGGCCTGCTCGACATCGGCTGA
- the raiA gene encoding ribosome-associated translation inhibitor RaiA, which translates to MDVVVRGRNLDLSQRFREHVEEKLARIDRFGVTLSLIDVEVSKESNPRLADRAFEVELTCRGKGPVIRAEAAAQDKYAALDAAYGRLEERLRRAADKRRAGRRANGSLGESLGDMVVAAAPAAVAVVEEADEVEPLPAGVVYAEGPVVVREKSHASAPMTVEQALHEMELIGHDFYLFSDADSGMPSVVYRRRGYDYGLIRLQPEDAAVEA; encoded by the coding sequence GTGGACGTCGTCGTGAGGGGTCGCAACCTCGACCTTTCCCAGCGCTTCCGTGAGCACGTCGAGGAGAAGCTCGCGCGCATCGACCGCTTCGGCGTGACGCTCAGCTTGATCGACGTGGAGGTGTCGAAGGAGAGCAACCCGCGGCTCGCGGACCGGGCGTTCGAGGTCGAGCTGACGTGTCGCGGCAAGGGCCCGGTGATCCGTGCGGAGGCTGCGGCGCAGGACAAGTACGCCGCCCTCGACGCCGCCTACGGGCGTCTGGAGGAGCGGCTGCGCCGCGCGGCCGACAAGCGCCGCGCCGGCCGCCGCGCCAACGGGTCCCTGGGAGAGTCGTTGGGGGACATGGTCGTTGCTGCCGCGCCGGCCGCCGTCGCCGTCGTCGAGGAGGCCGACGAGGTCGAGCCGCTGCCAGCCGGCGTGGTCTACGCCGAGGGCCCGGTCGTGGTGCGCGAGAAGTCGCACGCGTCGGCCCCGATGACGGTCGAGCAGGCACTCCACGAGATGGAGCTCATCGGCCACGACTTCTACCTGTTCAGCGACGCCGACTCGGGGATGCCCAGCGTGGTCTACCGCCGGCGGGGGTACGACTACGGCCTGATCCGGCTGCAGCCGGAGGACGCGGCGGTCGAGGCCTGA
- the mtrB gene encoding MtrAB system histidine kinase MtrB, with protein MTEAATRTGGRGVVAAARRVRSAWRQSLQLRVVTTSLLLSVVVVGLLGLLLMSRVTSGLVEAKEVSSVGEATAGLSEAQQLLAAADTGPSTPTPSRLVDTVIGQLAARAGSPGIFEVLLLSSAPGGVIDAPERGTNLVSEASVPRDLRTAVLTSQRQSWTYTEIRYLDGRSVPGLVVGAPLTVPTAGPYELYYLFPLGQEQATLDLVRSTVLLTAVLLVIGLGALAALVTRQVVTPVRQAAATAGRLSDGHLSERMSVRGEDDLARLARSFNDMAASLEDQIHRLEELSRVQQIFVSDVSHELRTPLTTIRMAADVLFEQRDEFDAATARSAELLQNQLDRFEALLADLLEISRYDAGAAVLEVEPADLRVITRRAVESALPLADRKGSELVLQMPDEPCSAEVDSRRIDRVLRNLVVNAIEHGEGRPVVVTVAQDDGAVAVGVRDHGVGLRPGESSLVFNRFWRADPARARTTGGTGLGLAISLEDAHLHGGWLQAWGSPGAGSHFRLTLPRHAGDDLIESPIPLEPSDAPAEPPVGVAAPYAGGAPAESDGVGSREPQPSAATARGGAGRRGRRGDASCRVLLDPDQRADRAGPPDRPGPGGPVHPGDRAAAPAGDDADAGGRGVPGGLGLLRRRPRGGPGVPRAPDPPGLGPSAGVRVYDSPGLTLEETETGRVSATGGLVGTISADGRFEVAPPGRELSEELVLAQVDGEWRITALPPGLVLSRSDVERAFRTYDVYFFDPAFSILVPDPRTIPVIGPGLATTLAAAVLSGPTRWLAPAVRTAVPDGTELALEAVPIENGIARVDLTAPALGADDTTRRALSAQLVWTLKQLPDVTAVDLTVSGQPYVVPGATSPQPRDSWPNVDPAGLAPGTTPYVVRDQALLRLGTTGPQPVAGAAGEGDPPLGTVALSADGTALAAVSPDGARLYTGEVEPGAALTERLVSEGLSAPALDRTATAWTVDGTGTVQRIAADGTVTPVAVDGLPDDATVLDLALSRDGTRAALVLRRGTRTLLQVARIERRGEDVRIAGPQRVETRLSEVDDVVWEGPETLAVLASDGAGPTQVFLVDVARGTLRALGAPEDPRYVAAAPAQPLLVGAGDGRVYQSSSGLWRPRTQGTAPVYPG; from the coding sequence GTGACGGAGGCCGCGACGCGCACCGGTGGGCGGGGCGTCGTCGCGGCCGCCCGCCGGGTGCGGTCCGCCTGGCGCCAGTCGTTGCAGTTGCGGGTCGTCACCACGTCGCTGCTGCTGTCCGTCGTCGTCGTCGGCCTGCTCGGCCTGCTGCTGATGTCCCGTGTCACCTCCGGCCTGGTGGAGGCCAAGGAGGTGTCGTCGGTCGGCGAGGCGACGGCCGGCCTGTCCGAGGCGCAGCAGCTGCTGGCCGCGGCCGACACCGGTCCGTCCACCCCGACCCCCTCCCGGCTGGTCGACACCGTGATCGGGCAGCTGGCCGCCCGGGCCGGCTCGCCGGGGATCTTCGAGGTGCTGCTGCTGTCGTCGGCCCCGGGCGGCGTCATCGACGCGCCCGAGCGGGGCACCAACCTGGTGTCCGAGGCCAGCGTCCCGCGCGACCTGCGCACCGCCGTCCTGACCTCGCAGCGCCAGTCCTGGACCTACACCGAGATCCGCTACCTCGACGGCCGGTCCGTGCCCGGCCTGGTCGTCGGCGCGCCGCTCACCGTGCCGACGGCCGGCCCGTACGAGCTGTACTACCTGTTCCCGCTGGGCCAGGAGCAGGCCACGCTGGACCTGGTCCGGTCCACCGTGCTGCTCACCGCCGTGCTCCTCGTGATCGGCCTCGGCGCGCTCGCCGCCCTGGTCACCCGCCAGGTCGTGACGCCGGTCCGCCAGGCCGCCGCGACCGCAGGCCGGCTGTCCGACGGCCACCTGTCGGAGCGGATGTCGGTGCGCGGCGAGGACGACCTGGCCCGGCTGGCCCGGTCGTTCAACGACATGGCCGCCAGCCTGGAGGACCAGATCCACCGGCTGGAGGAGCTGTCCCGGGTCCAGCAGATCTTCGTGTCCGACGTCTCGCACGAGCTGCGCACCCCGCTCACCACGATCCGGATGGCGGCCGACGTGCTGTTCGAGCAGCGCGACGAGTTCGACGCCGCGACCGCGCGCTCCGCCGAGCTGCTGCAGAACCAGCTCGACCGGTTCGAGGCGCTGCTCGCCGACCTGCTGGAGATCTCCCGGTACGACGCCGGGGCCGCGGTCCTGGAGGTGGAGCCCGCCGACCTGCGGGTCATCACCCGGCGGGCGGTCGAGAGCGCGCTGCCGCTGGCGGACCGCAAGGGGTCCGAGCTGGTGCTGCAGATGCCGGACGAGCCGTGCTCGGCCGAGGTCGACTCGCGCCGCATCGACCGGGTGCTGCGCAACCTCGTGGTCAACGCGATCGAGCACGGTGAGGGCCGGCCGGTCGTCGTGACCGTGGCCCAGGACGACGGCGCGGTCGCGGTGGGCGTGCGCGACCACGGCGTGGGGCTGCGCCCGGGGGAGTCGTCGCTGGTCTTCAACCGGTTCTGGCGTGCCGACCCCGCCCGGGCCCGTACGACGGGGGGCACCGGCCTGGGGCTGGCGATCTCGCTGGAGGACGCGCACCTGCACGGTGGGTGGCTGCAGGCCTGGGGGTCGCCGGGCGCCGGGTCGCACTTCCGGCTCACGCTGCCCCGGCACGCGGGCGACGACCTGATCGAGTCCCCGATCCCGCTGGAGCCGTCGGACGCGCCGGCGGAGCCCCCGGTCGGGGTGGCCGCCCCGTACGCCGGCGGCGCGCCGGCCGAGTCGGACGGGGTGGGCAGCCGTGAGCCGCAACCGTCCGCGGCGACCGCTCGCGGCGGTGCTGGCCGTCGTGGTCGCCGTGGCGACGCTTCTTGCCGGGTGCTCCTCGATCCCGACCAGCGGGCCGATCGAGCAGGGCCCCCAGATCGGCCTGGACCCGGAGGACCAGTTCATCCGGGTGATCGCGCGGCCGCCCCGGCCGGGGATGACGCCGACGCAGGTGGTCGAGGGGTTCCTGGAGGCCTCGGCCTCCTTCGACGGCGACCACGCGGTGGCCCGGGAGTACCTCGCGCCCCCGATCCGCCCGGCCTGGGACCCTCCGCCGGCGTCCGCGTGTACGACAGCCCGGGGCTCACGCTGGAGGAGACCGAGACCGGCCGGGTGTCGGCCACCGGCGGCCTGGTGGGGACGATCTCGGCCGACGGGCGGTTCGAGGTCGCCCCGCCCGGACGGGAGCTGTCCGAGGAGCTGGTGCTGGCGCAGGTGGACGGCGAGTGGCGCATCACCGCGCTCCCGCCGGGCCTGGTGCTGTCCCGCTCGGACGTCGAGCGGGCGTTCCGGACGTACGACGTGTACTTCTTCGACCCGGCGTTCTCGATCCTGGTCCCGGACCCGCGCACCATCCCCGTGATCGGGCCCGGCCTGGCGACGACGCTGGCGGCCGCCGTCCTGTCCGGTCCGACCCGCTGGCTGGCGCCGGCGGTGCGCACCGCCGTACCCGACGGCACCGAGCTGGCGCTGGAGGCGGTGCCGATCGAGAACGGCATCGCCCGCGTCGACCTCACCGCGCCCGCCCTGGGGGCCGACGACACCACCCGGCGCGCGCTGTCCGCCCAGCTGGTCTGGACGCTGAAGCAGCTGCCCGACGTGACCGCCGTGGACCTCACCGTCTCGGGCCAGCCGTACGTCGTCCCCGGCGCGACCTCCCCGCAGCCGCGGGACTCCTGGCCGAACGTCGATCCCGCGGGCCTCGCGCCGGGGACCACGCCGTACGTCGTCCGCGACCAGGCCCTGCTGCGGCTGGGGACCACCGGCCCGCAGCCGGTGGCCGGGGCCGCGGGGGAGGGCGACCCGCCGCTGGGCACGGTGGCGCTGTCCGCGGACGGGACCGCGCTGGCCGCCGTGTCGCCGGACGGGGCCCGGCTGTACACCGGGGAGGTCGAGCCCGGGGCGGCCCTGACGGAGCGGCTGGTGTCCGAGGGGCTGTCCGCCCCCGCGCTGGACCGCACCGCGACCGCGTGGACCGTGGACGGCACCGGCACCGTGCAGCGGATCGCCGCCGACGGCACCGTGACCCCGGTCGCCGTCGACGGCCTGCCGGACGACGCGACCGTGCTGGACCTGGCGCTGTCCCGGGACGGCACCCGGGCCGCGCTGGTGCTGCGGCGCGGGACCCGGACCCTGCTGCAGGTGGCGCGGATCGAGCGCCGGGGCGAGGACGTCCGCATCGCCGGACCGCAGCGGGTGGAGACCCGGCTGTCCGAGGTGGACGACGTGGTGTGGGAGGGGCCGGAGACGCTGGCCGTGCTGGCCTCCGACGGGGCCGGGCCGACCCAGGTCTTCCTGGTCGACGTCGCGCGGGGCACGCTGCGCGCCCTCGGCGCGCCGGAGGACCCCCGGTACGTCGCCGCGGCACCGGCGCAGCCGCTGCTCGTGGGCGCCGGGGACGGCCGCGTCTACCAGTCGTCGTCGGGGCTGTGGCGGCCGCGCACCCAGGGCACCGCGCCGGTCTACCCCGGCTGA
- the mtrA gene encoding MtrAB system response regulator MtrA, translated as MAPVKGRVLVVDDDTALAEMLGIVLRGEGFDPVFCADGETAVQAFRDAKPDLVLLDLMLPGRDGIDVCRAIRAESGVPIVMLTAKSDTVDVVVGLESGADDYIVKPFKPKELVARIRTRLRRTEEPRPEQLEIGDLAIDVAGHVVRRDGQPIALTPLEFDLLVCLARKPWQVFSREALLQEVWGYRHAADTRLVNVHVQRLRAKIERDPERPEIVVTVRGVGYKAGPP; from the coding sequence ATGGCTCCCGTGAAGGGCCGCGTCCTGGTCGTCGACGACGACACCGCACTGGCGGAGATGCTCGGCATCGTGCTGCGCGGCGAGGGGTTCGACCCCGTGTTCTGCGCCGACGGGGAGACCGCGGTGCAGGCGTTCCGCGACGCCAAGCCCGACCTGGTGCTGCTGGACCTGATGCTCCCCGGCCGCGACGGCATCGACGTGTGCCGCGCGATCCGGGCCGAGTCCGGCGTGCCCATCGTCATGCTCACCGCCAAGAGCGACACCGTCGACGTCGTGGTGGGACTGGAGTCCGGCGCGGACGACTACATCGTCAAGCCCTTCAAGCCCAAGGAGCTGGTGGCCCGGATCCGGACCCGGCTGCGCCGCACCGAGGAGCCGCGGCCCGAGCAGCTGGAGATCGGCGACCTCGCGATCGACGTCGCCGGCCACGTGGTGCGTCGCGACGGCCAGCCGATCGCGCTGACGCCGCTGGAGTTCGACCTGCTGGTCTGCCTGGCCCGCAAGCCCTGGCAGGTGTTCAGCCGCGAGGCGCTGCTGCAGGAGGTCTGGGGCTACCGGCACGCCGCCGACACCCGCCTGGTCAACGTGCACGTGCAGCGGCTGCGGGCGAAGATCGAGCGCGACCCGGAGCGGCCCGAGATCGTGGTCACGGTCCGCGGCGTCGGCTACAAGGCGGGACCGCCGTGA